In Centropristis striata isolate RG_2023a ecotype Rhode Island chromosome 1, C.striata_1.0, whole genome shotgun sequence, one DNA window encodes the following:
- the LOC131969691 gene encoding protein Niban 1-like, with the protein MCRHIKGKSGGKLACWDCPTAFPVFMQHPYSAPVCLATGSHQEQTQWANVLRAATQHQSCDSPESRAFLDAVSSLKRLRGNCKTEVHPVGDVEEVLVSMVIEEVISSLKEQIFPRMIVHHSRRKTAWIRLLSEVYRTAKHQVKSTMAALKEELSLCRSDMEKQISAGLQQAAQLEDHIAHMITEDMCEPMLQSLLHTIVPRLVHTLQEVATPTCDAFASIWQYFLETCDDIIDLGSKSTSVNDEVLAPLKGLGSDDARMWQCLDRLELSSEGRTWLQETWGVHGGTWRPLVLKAQNMLYKVVDMCAVMFWKLLSRYPCSSFDSSQLTEVLCRIKERVVKHLDTELSALRSQLILEVMLQITLPAFTRGVGEQDLSRYYSMVNSEQTLFIHPDTIFHSILTDNLTSYIQSVMRYSLPQKFMPLPVGPNNPCSSSSSFSEPECHKLLPPGDVQQNFCQKSGGSTSGAETLKPSTASDRDYTLTTSEGSENCTVSMLDAGEYILLTVP; encoded by the exons ATGTGCCGACACATCAAAG GCAAATCCGGTGGTAAACTGGCATGCTGGGATTGCCCCACAGCATTTCCTGTCTTCATGCAGCACCCTTACAGTGCCCCAGTGTGTCTGGCCACTGGATCACACCAGGAGCAGACACAGTGGGCCAACGTGCTACGAGCTGCAACACAACATCAGAGCTGTG ATTCACCAGAATCTAGGGCCTTCTTAGACGCTGTGTCTTCCTTGAAGAGGCTCAGAGGAAACTGTAAAACAGAAGTTCATCCAGTGGGCGATGTGGAAGAG GTGTTGGTAAGCATGGTGATAGAAGAAGTGATTTCCTCCCTCAAGGAGCAAATATTTCCCAGGATGATTGTCCATCACAGCAGGAGGAAGACAGCCTGGATCAGA TTGCTGTCTGAGGTCTACAGGACGGCAAAGCATCAGGTAAAATCTACCATGGCTGCCCTGAAGGAGGAGTTGTCACTGTGTCGCTCTGACATGGAGAAACAGATCTCTGCAGGACTGCAGCAGGCCGCTCAGCTGGAGGACCACATCGCTCACATgatcacag AGGACATGTGTGAGCCGATGTTACAGTCTCTCCTACACACGATCGTCCCAAGGCTCGTCCACACTCTGCAGGAAGTGGCCACGCCCACCTGTGATGCATTTGCTTCTATCTGGCAGTACTTTCTGGAGACATGCGATGACATCATAGACCTGGGATCAAAAAGCACATCAGTGAACGACGAG gtGCTTGCGCCTCTAAAAGGCCTCGGATCAGACGATGCCAGGATGTGGCAGTGTCTGGACAGGTTGGAGTTGAGCTCTGAGGGACGTACGTGGCTCCAGGAGACATGGGGAGTCCACGGTGGAACGTGGAGGCCTTTAGTACTCAAAGCTCAGAACATGCTCTATAAG GTGGTGGATATGTGTGCTGTGATGTTCTGGAAGCTGCTCTCCCGATATCCATGTTCCTCTTTTGATTCTTCCCAGCTCACAGAGGTGCTGTGCAGGATCAAAGAGAGAGTGGTCAAG CACCTGGATACAGAACTGTCGGCTCTTCGATCTCAATTAATTCTGGAAGTGATGCTGCAGATAACACTGCCAGCATTCACGCGCGGTGTTGGTGAGCAG GATCTGTCTCGTTACTATTCCATGGTGAACTCAGAGCAAACCCTCTTCATCCACCCTGACACCATCTTCCACTCCATCCTGACAGACAACCTGACCTCTTACATCCAGTCAG TGATGAGGTATTCCCTGCCACAGAAGTTCATGCCTCTCCCTGTCGGGCCCAACAACCCCTGCAGCTCCAGCTCTAGTTTCTCTGAGCCAGAGTGTCACAAGCTGCTGCCTCCTGGAGACGTTCAGCAGAACTTCTGCCAAAAGTCTGGAGGCTCCACCTCAGGAGCTGAAACACTCAAACCAAGCACCGCGTCTGACCGAGATTACACATTGACCACCTCAGAAGGCTCTGAAAACTGTACGGTCTCAATGCTTGATGCAGGAGAGTACATCCTTCTCACTGTGCCATGA